From the Scylla paramamosain isolate STU-SP2022 chromosome 13, ASM3559412v1, whole genome shotgun sequence genome, the window AAAGACAACCGCACGCCTGCCTGCCTTTCATCACGCGACCCCAGAACCATCTCACCTCGCCAACGAACCATGAGTGTGGACAGAACAAAGAGAAGCCTCCACCAAGACTCCGAAGAGGACGACAACGCACCGCCATCCAAGTGCCATGCCCACAAAGGTATGAACGCGGATCCCCAGCCTTTCACCTCGACCTCGACCGGAAGATGATAACGAATTTCGCAGACAGGGCTGTGAATATGTCAGGGCCTGCAAATATGATGAGTTGAAGGCGAAGAGAGCTGCATCACCACACCAGCCAAAAGAGACTCCCACCTCCCAGCAACAGGCCGACGCCATCCCCAGGATCATAATACCTGCAACAGAAGGCTTCGAGTCACCGGTAGATGTGGCAGAAGCCATCGAAGCCACACTCAGATTAAAAGAGAAGCTCCCAATGAAATTCCTCCACTCAGGGCAGGTGCTCCTATCCCCCCCAACGATGGAGATTCACGACACCATAGCCAACCTGAAGGAATTAAATGGGAAGCCCATCCACCTACAATCCGCCTCCCATGACATCACGAAAGGGGTACTACTACGTTACCCGCTTCTCATGCCGCTCTCACTGGTACAAAGACATCCTCAAGTGGTAGCTGCGGAAAGGTTTACCACCCAAGATGGGGAACCAACATGGCAGGTCCTGATCACCGTTCACACCCCCTTACCCGGCTCACTGGACCTAGAGAACTGGGGCGTTTTCTACACACGTCCCTACAGCAAAGAACCTCTAAGATCCTTCAACTGCCAGAGGTTTGGCCACCACAAGAGAAACTGCACCCTCCCAGCGAAATGTGGAATCTTTGCCAGAAACCACGACACAGAGTGGTGCATCAAGATacacaaggaaggaggagcgAGCACGGTGAACTGTCCCAACTGCCGCCAACCCCACCACGCCAGGAACAAAAGTTGCACGGCACGAAAGGAAATCGTCGACGTTCAGCAAGCCTCCCAACACCAATGGATGATTCGACACCGACCCTCCCTCGCCAACCACAGCGGAACCCGGCAACAGTCGGCTCTGGCAGCTACCTCGACGTGGGGGAACAGGACAtcaaaaccacaacaacaacaagagacaCAGAGGGCATCCTCACGAGAAAACTTTCCAGCACTGGGAGAAGCAGCACAACAGCCAAGAATGGGCAGCCGGCCATGCCAACGCATCAATGTGACACGACCAGCCCCACGCACCCAAACACCCAGATCTCACGACCAACTCATGCTGTCCAAGAGCGACCTGACAGAAATGTTTCAAGCATTCGCCACTACTCTTATATCCATGCTAGCCAAGGAAGTCCCAGCGGAAGCCATTTCCACACTAACGGAGACTGGTTGCCAAAGTCTCCGAAAAGAAATGTACATCTCCACAGCCCAAAGACCACAGCCCCCCTCCCCGCCAGTGCTCCCCATCGCCCACGAGACCCGCCGCTACTCCGCCGCCGGCAGGAACTACGCCTGCCTCAGCCAACATAGAGAAAAACTGGCACTCGGACTTGCTCACCATCTGCAATCCCGCTCATCACTACCAACAGACAAAACAACGACACCAGCAAGGACGACACACCTGGAATAAGCCAAGCAGAAAATCAAGGCCAGGAGCGTACGCTCAAAATCCTGCAATGGAATTGCTTCGGACTCCGGAACAAACTCCATGTGCTAATGGCGGACGCACACGAACACCACAGGGAATGTCATTCTGCTACAAGAAACATGGCTCCCGGAGGGTGCACAAGTCCGGTTCAGGGGTTACAACGACTACCACCTTCCTGCCGTAGAAGGAAGAACCCTAAGATGCACAATCCTGGTAAGCTGCACCATTCCCAGCAAAAAAATTGATTGTCCGATCTACTGCGGCGAGGGTACGGAAGTCTTGGGGGTGACAATCCAACTGCGGCACGAAAACATACAAATTTACAAGATATACCACCACCCCGAGGCCCCACTGGAAGCCGAGGAACTGCTCGCGCTACGACCACAAGAGTTTTCATCGGGGGGACTTCAGTGCCCACCACAGCATCCTCGACTCCCAACGACACAACAGAACTGGACAACTCAAAACCGCAGCGGGACAGAGAGTGGCAGTACCTCAGATGCACCCTGACCCCGAGAGTGAAGCTCAGCGACTTATTACTGCATATGCCAACAGGGCCAGTTCACAGCAACTATCCCCAGCAACACTTACTGCGCTAGATGAGCAGCGGCCGGAACAGGAAGCTGATATAGCGCAAGCCTGCGGGGAAGACAAGCCAACGGACACCGCCTTCATGCTAAAAGAACTACAAAACACACTACGACTCAAACCTGACACTGCCGCCGGAGTTGATAGAATCTCCTACTCCATGATACGACAAGCTGGACCTGCCGCACACGAGGAGATTCTGCGAGTCATAAACGACTCCTATACTGCAGGGCGACTCCCACTGGCATGGAAAGAGGCTACGATCCAGTCCATCCCCAAAGCCGAAAGAACCGGGCAAGACAAGGCTGATTTCTCATCTCGGCTGTCTCGGGAAAACGGCCGAAAGGATGGTCCTGAACAGGCTGCAGTGGTTTACCGGCCCACTGCATGATAACATCTATGCCTACACACGAGGCCTTGGCACAAGGGACTGCCTACTTGACATGCTCACTACCATAACCGGAAAGAGAGCGGTAGTCATCTTCCTGGACATGGAGAAGGCTTTTGAGCTGACAAACCGAGGGGCCATCCTCACAGCGCTGGTACACAAGGGAGTTGGAGGCAAATTGCTAAAGTGGACACAGGACTTCCTCACTGGAAGAAGGGCGAGGGTACGCTTCCAGGGCCATCTATCGGAATACATAACCTTCGAGAACGGCACGCCGCAAGGAAGCATCTTAAGCCAATATCTTTTTAACATACTCATGGAAGAATTGGCTTCTCTACCACTGGCAGGAAACACCAAAGTTCTCTACTATGCTGACGACATAGCTATTGTCTCAACCGGCCCACACTACCTCAAGAGGGCCCAAGAAGCCATAACAGCAGTCACATCTAGATGTCAATCACTAGGTTTAAAAATAAACTTCGCAAAAACGAAGGTAGTCTACTTCAAAGGTAACAGACCACAGCTACTACTCAGGGCACATCAAACCAACATTGAATGGTCTCCATGCCACCAATACCTCGGCTTTTGGATGGATGGGAAACTGCGCCTTCACCAACATGTCTCCGAAACCAGAAACAAAATCCACGCTAGGCTAAGGATCATGAGGTCCATCAGATCTCAGAGTCCTGAAGACCTTCTACCTCCAGGCAATAAGGACTACACAGTCCCCGTACTTGCAACCATCCACCCCACTCAGATTGAGCACCTTGAAAAACTACAAAACGAAGCGCTGCAGATAATGTTGGGAGCGCCACGTTGGACAAAGGTGTGTAACATAAGAGCAGAGGCCAAGATCCCACAAGCAAAATACCAAATCCACGTCATGAACACATGCCTTCTTGGGAAAAAAGCTGCACACCAACGGTACTCCAGTATTATCCGGAACGTCCACCAGAGCCTTGCCCACAACGAGGAGCTTTTTAGGAAAAAGACGTGGGCCAGCAAAACAGCTCAGGGCATCAAATCCATCCAGGCCAAGGGTTCCTTTCTATCTAGAACCCCAGATGTCCCACATCCCACCTACACACATGCACCTCCATGGGCCGAGTCCAGCCTCCACTTTTTCATCACGCCCCTGactgacaagaaagaaaacctcACCACCACAGATCTCGCCCGTCAAGCTCAAAGGGCACTTGCTGCTGGTAACACAGATGGAGCTGACGTATACTTTATGGATGGATCAGTAGACCAGAAGACAAAGAGGACAGCGGCAGCGTTCGTGCATGAGGAGGAGATAGGACACTACCGTCTCCCTGATCACTCCTCTACACTGGAACAGGCCAAAACACGACAGAAACATGTCATCATACACACAGACTCCCTGGGTGCCATCCAATGCCTGCAACAAGATAACATAACAGACAATAAAAGCCTAATCACCTCCATTCATGCCCAAGATATACAGAATCAAGGCAGAAGAATCAACCTCAACTGGATCCCCAGCCACACCGACATAGCAGGAAATGACCAGGAAGACCAAATTGCACGGAATGCTTTACACCTCCCAACAGTAACTGTGCATGTAGCCCCATTCAGAGCTCAGTTCACCAGTGTGGTTAAAAAAAGCATCACAGCTAACCTGCCAAAAGGAGGTCCGACGCCTCGCGGCTGAGGGCTCCCCAAGTGCCAACTGGTATTGTGCCGCCATCAACGATGCCAAGGACACGCTCATGACCACCCCAAGATTAGTCATGACACGACTACCTAGGCTCCGGCTAGGATATCACTGCCTGGCGGAGCTAAACGACACACTGCCCATCACACGTACACATtgcaacacacccacacacacaccactcatccATTACCTGGAAGACTGCGCAGCCACTGCACGCTTCCTATTAAGAGATGCAGCAGCTCCACATATCGTCCAGCACACCGACATCGAGCAACTCATCATGCTCGTGAAAGAATACACGCCGTAGAATACACGGTAAAGGAAGACACCTACCAACAGCTCAATAACTGCACATACACCACCTCCGGGGGATCCTAGAGACAGTAAAGGCACGGGCCACTCCATGGAGTGGTAAATCTAAACAAACTGGCCTGTCATTCTCTACACAACCTCCGAGAAGACAACAACCTCCTCTGCCACTGAAGAAGGGttaaggacccgaaatcgcgatctggcGAAGATGATATCCTACGGGAAAATCATCAGTATTCTTACCAAAGAGAATAAGACACTCcttcgagaaaaagaaaacatcatgaagaaaatcataaacgctgaactcagtatcactttcaacgatatattatatatatatatatatatatatatatatatatatatatatatatatatatatatatatatatatatatatatatatatatatatatatatatatatatatacgtacactTGGGAAAAAAGCTGCACACCAACGGTACTCCAGTACTATCCGGAACGTCCGTCAGAGCCTTGCCCACAACGAGGAGCTTTTTAGGAAAAAGACGTGGGCCAGCAAAACAGCTCAGGGCATCAGATCCATCCAGGCCAAGGGTTCCTTTCTATCTAGAACCCCAGGTGTCCCGAAAATCATAAACGCTGAACTCAGTATCACTTtcaacgatatatatatatatatatatatatatatatatatatatatatatatatatatatatatatatatatatatatatatatatatatatatatatatatatatatatatatatatatatatatatatatatatatatatatatatatacgtacactTAGGAAAAAAGCTGCACATCAACGGTACTCCAGTATTATCATTGTACGTACACTGTCCTCACGTGGCCAGTGACCTTTTCTCCCTATCGTCCTCTCATGGAGATACCATTCCTTCCCTACGTTcctgccagtccttagggaaaacacctgcattatctttctgtctccttcctGGCCATTAATAACCTCTACCATTGGTCCTTTCACCCCATTTAGAGACAGttcattggtcatttcttcatctcagatACTGAATTCTGATCCACTTCTTTCACATAAAATAGAGCTAGATAGTCCAtcagagagttcagagagagagatcagagacAGTTCAGATCAAAGAGAGTCCCTGTCATATCAGAGACAGTCTTCAGAAAGAATCAAGCATCGTCACGTCCGTCTTAATCTGTGTCTCAGTATCACGCGTGTACATCActgtccatcattaaatcaagaagaaatttTATCAATCTTTGTGTTGCATTTACTCGCAATAATCAACCATAATCTAAATCACTACCCATGATCTTCACGCTACCAAGAATTCATCAGAGAAGTAGTCAGCCACCACCATCTATACTGCCACTGTCATCTCCAGCAATATCCAGTAAGTCAAGCAACCAGTGATCTCTAATACAAGTGGTAAGCAGCCTCAATCAGAACAGTGGTGAATCAGTCAACTAGTGGTGTCACGCGCGCCTCCTTAATCAACGACTGGCCTCCAGGCCATGAAGTCATAGGGCCCAATTTTTTAAACGCGGTGTTAGTAGTTACTTTTACCAATGTAGCTGATACTTAGTacgtctcgttttttttttaactgcggTGTTAGTGTCAGCTTGTTGGAGACACCACAGGTTCATATAATAATCGTTGGTATGTCCTACCCCTCCCCAACAAGAAACAACAATGATATTCAAGATTCATATCATATAACGCGGTGTTAGTAGTTACTATTACCAATGTAGCTTACCAATGTACCAATGTAGTCTCGTTTCTTAAACCGTGGTGTTAGTGTCAACTTGTTGGAAACACCATAGGTTCATATAATAATTGTTGGTGTGTCCTGCCCCTCCCCAACAAGAAACACCAATGATATTCAAGATTCATATGCAATTGAAAGTTATGttgaaaataatatcaatatatTTCTGTGCTAAAGGAAAATAGTATCCATCATCGCAAGGAAAAGATCAAAGTGTTTATAAACGCGTGCGTTCGGGCGCCTTTCCCCATGTGAGATATGGGTTAGTTTACATGTGGGTATCCCGCCAAACTGAAAGAGCTACTCAGTGTCACTGCTCACCTGCATCGCCTGCATGTCTCCTGACCTTTACAGTGTCCCTGGTGTAGAAAAACACAGGAAACGATAGAACACTTCCTGTTGCTGTGCTTAcgcttccactcacactgcaTGCCTTGCTACACAGCCAGCTGAGCTCAGCCTTGGGGTCGCCCGCTTTTACCTGCCTTGGCTGCACACCCTGCTGCCACGCGTTCCTGTAATCGCATCATAGGATGTCACCAGCTCATAGATTATCATCTTATGGCCCAGaacaaagaaggagagggaagagctcCTATTTCTGGCGGTCGCCAGCTTTGACATGCTCACACTGTTGCCAAGCTTGTGATCACATCATAGGATGTCACCAGGGGTCAGATCATTTTAAGGCCCtgaacaaaggagaaagagctGTCGACTTCCATCATTACagcattttcacatttttaatgGATAAAAACACTAAGTTTTAGGGTTAAGCTAGCTATCATGTCCGTGTTACATACAAACACGAAACTCACATGTCATGGAGAAGGGTTCGGTGACCTTGCCGTAAACATAAAAATATTGGGGGCATGTGTCTAGTATGGCTGTAATAGCACTCGAGAGTGGAGAAATTCGATATTTTTAAAGTCCAGTGAGCTCTGCACCAGTCAAgagtaaacactgaaaaggttttcttttgtttataacttGGATTTGTGGGTAGCGGCATATTAGGTTTTCATGGTATCTATACAGCTG encodes:
- the LOC135106213 gene encoding uncharacterized protein LOC135106213, with product MLTTITGKRAVVIFLDMEKAFELTNRGAILTALVHKGVGGKLLKWTQDFLTGRRARVRFQGHLSEYITFENGTPQGSILSQYLFNILMEELASLPLAGNTKVLYYADDIAIVSTGPHYLKRAQEAITAVTSRCQSLGLKINFAKTKVVYFKGNRPQLLLRAHQTNIEWSPCHQYLGFWMDGKLRLHQHVSETRNKIHARLRIMRSIRSQSPEDLLPPGNKDYTVPVLATIHPTQIEHLEKLQNEALQIMLGAPRWTKVCNIRAEAKIPQAKYQIHVMNTCLLGKKAAHQRYSSIIRNVHQSLAHNEELFRKKTWASKTAQGIKSIQAKGSFLSRTPDVPHPTYTHAPPWAESSLHFFITPLTDKKENLTTTDLARQAQRALAAGNTDGADVYFMDGSVDQKTKRTAAAFVHEEEIGHYRLPDHSSTLEQAKTRQKHVIIHTDSLGAIQCLQQDNITDNKSLITSIHAQDIQNQGRRINLNWIPSHTDIAGNDQEDQIARNALHLPTVTVHVAPFRAQFTSVVKKSITANLPKGGPTPRG